Proteins found in one Choristoneura fumiferana chromosome 16, NRCan_CFum_1, whole genome shotgun sequence genomic segment:
- the LOC141436403 gene encoding uncharacterized protein codes for MIQEEPKNSSPKIVDESSRDSSKLDIDDLLSEIEQKELPKIKSKKIDMFGEEQSNSGKNTPTGTPPREFKPLFPSSKAIEEAPLPPLPPANIENGLDKTVSTEAEKKPINVYLADSEVKENRKKLRIDNSVLPDRKKSEVPAYTTKYSQFIEGFSSERTGLGFKEDKESDSPKATSTINYGNGLTFTKGEVLNEDKKDEDLDEMSELVEAKLKFFNEVQPCPVGPVQEMLIQFQTLVTAFRSGALTASYWRRWVTAGELSLLGLERRAAPPGWTCAFQRSEGRYRYRRECDGLTQWEYPATAHCDMEICTTPPPEEPKMVPEPPPLPPLPPLPPPPPACARAATPPPPAWHDPPPPGCDEPPPLPPGKEPKKEIGDELLSFYSDIAELEKTSAPHTAASSPEPPPPPPPPEIVREAVLIDREKDNEKEKEKDPKVAKKKSKVKISASVGFKHKTVSSMVAKWQQVADEIHSD; via the exons ATGATCCAAGAAGAACCAAAGAACTCTTCACCTAAAATAGTTGATGAATCTAGCAGAGACAGTAGCAAACTTGATATCGACGATCTATTAAGTGAGATTGAACAGAAAGAATTACCCAAAATAAAGTCCAAGAAGATTGATATGTTTGGGGAAGAGCAGTCCAATAGCGGTAAAAATACACCAACTGGCACTCCACCAAGAGAATTCAAACCACTGTTTCCTAGTAGCAAAGCTATTGAAGAAGCGCCACTGCCTCCACTACCTCCTGCCAATATAGAAAATGGCTTAGATAAAACAGTATCAACTGAAGCTGAAAAAAAgccaatcaatgtttatttagcTGACAGTGAAGTCAAAGAGAATAGAAAGAAACTTAGAATTGACAACTCAGTCCTTCCTGATCGAAAGAAAAGTGAGGTTCCTGCTTatactacaaaatattcacaattcaTTGAAGGTTTTTCAAGTGAAAGGACTGGGTTGGGTTttaaagaagacaaagaaagtGACAGTCCAAAGGCTACAAGCACAATAAACTATGGGAATGGTCTAACGTTTACGAAAGGGGAGGTTTTGAATGAGGATAAAAAGGATGAAGACTTGGACGAGATGTCGGAGCTGGTGGAAGCCAAGCTGAAGTTCTTTAACGAAGTGCAACCGTGTCCTGTGGGTCCGGTGCAGGAAATGCTCATACAGTTTCAG ACTTTGGTGACGGCGTTCCGCAGCGGAGCCCTAACGGCGTCGTACTGGCGGCGCTGGGTGACTGCGGGCGAGCTGTCGCTGCTCGGGCTggagcgccgcgccgcgcctccCGGCTGGACGTGCGCCTTTCAGAG GTCGGAGGGCCGCTACCGCTACCGGCGCGAGTGTGACGGACTCACGCAGTGGGAGTACCCGGCGACTGCGCACTGCGATATGGAGATATGCACGACGCCGCCGCCCGAAGAGCCTAAG ATGGTGCCGGAGCCGCCGCCCctgccgccgctgccgccgctgccgccgccgccgcccgcgtgcgcgcgcgccgccacgccgccgccgcccgcctggCACGACCCGCCGCCGCCCGGCTGCGACgagccgccgccgctgccgcccgGAAAG GAACCGAAGAAAGAGATCGGTGACGAGCTCCTCTCCTTCTACAGTGACATAGCGGAGCTAGAGAAGACATCTGCCCCCCACACGGCGGCCAGTTCGCCGGAGCCGCCCccgcctccgccgccgccgGAAATCGTCAGGGAAGCCGTCTTGATCGACAGGGAAAAGGACAACGAGAAAGAGAAGGAAAAAGACCCGAAGGTTGCTAAGAAAAAGTCCAAG GTCAAAATTTCGGCTTCCGTTGGCTTCAAACACAAAACTGTGTCCAGCATGGTCGCGAAATGGCAGCAGGTTGCCGACGAAATACATTCGGAttag